GCCCGCAGCGTGATCAGGTCCGGGGCACCGGGCCCGGCGCCGATGAAATGGACTGTCATTGCGATTCCCTTTCGGTGCTGTGCTGCTTGACGACCGACCATTGGGCGACCGGCAGCTGCGGTCGCCACGCGGTGAACCCGCCGAGCGGCTCGCCTCGATAGACCTGGAACTTGCGCAGCTCGCCGCCGAGCCGCGAATGCCATTGCAGGACCAGCGCCTCCGATTCCGCGGTGACGGCGTTGACGACCATCCGTCCGCCCGTCCGCAGGCGCTCCCAGCAGGCGTCGAGCATGCCGTCCTGCGTGACACCGCCGCCGACGAAGATCGCGTCGGGAAGCGACACCTCGTCGGAGAACGCGGCGGGTGCCGAACCGAGCACCCGCAACGCGGGAACGCCCAGCCGAGCGGCATTGTCGGTGATCTGCGCTACGCGGCGGTCCTCCCGCTCGAACGCGACCGCGCGGCAACGCGGATCGGTGCGCATCCACTCGATGCCGATGGTGCCGGAACCACCTCCGACATCCCACAACAGCTCGCCGGGCGCCGGCGCCAGCGCCGACAGGGTCAACGCCCGCACCTCGTGCTTGGTCATCTGCCCGTCCCCCTGGAACGCACTGTCCGGCAGACCGGGCGTCCGGGTGAGCCGCCGGGCCGACGGCGTCGCCCGCAGCTCGAGCGCGATCACGTTGAGCGGATCCCCCGGAGCCCGATCCCAGGTCCCGGCCTCGCCCCGGGCGACGTTCTCCTCGGGACCACCCAGCTGCTCGAGGACCGCCATCGCGGTGTCGCCGAAGCCGCGGTCGCGCAGAAACTCCGCGACCGCGG
This genomic stretch from Prescottella soli harbors:
- the cbiE gene encoding precorrin-6y C5,15-methyltransferase (decarboxylating) subunit CbiE; its protein translation is MTDEIFVVGIGADGWLGLSPRAQAAIREAEVLMGSTRQLSLVPESPALRVPWPSPMVPALPGLFDEHRERRVCVLASGDPMFHGVGVTLGRVLGPERLRVIAHPSSVSLACARLGWALHETPTVSLVGRPVATLAASLIDGQRLLVLSTDEHTPTAVAEFLRDRGFGDTAMAVLEQLGGPEENVARGEAGTWDRAPGDPLNVIALELRATPSARRLTRTPGLPDSAFQGDGQMTKHEVRALTLSALAPAPGELLWDVGGGSGTIGIEWMRTDPRCRAVAFEREDRRVAQITDNAARLGVPALRVLGSAPAAFSDEVSLPDAIFVGGGVTQDGMLDACWERLRTGGRMVVNAVTAESEALVLQWHSRLGGELRKFQVYRGEPLGGFTAWRPQLPVAQWSVVKQHSTERESQ